The Microterricola viridarii nucleotide sequence TGGCGCTCAGCACAGACGAGATCATCCAGCGCCTCACCGGCCGCGTGCAGGAGCTCCTCGAGACCGACGGCGTGCCGTGGCGCCCCGGCGCCCGCGAACTGCTCGCCGAGCTCAGCGAGCGGGGCGTGCCGACCGCCCTTGTCACGATGTCGATGTCGTCGATGGCCGAGCAGATCGTCGATCTGATCGGCTTCCCCGTGTTCCGGCTGATCGTGGCCGGCGATCACGTCGAGAACCCGAAGCCGCACCCGGAGGCGTACCTGCTGGCGGCCAGCAAGCTGGGCGTGCCCATCGAGCACTGCGTCGCCTTCGAGGACTCCGTCCCCGGGGTCGCCGCCGCGGCGGCATCCGGCGCCGTCACCATCGCCGTCCCGCACATCGTCGAGCTGCCGGAGCACCCCGGCTACACCCTGTGGCCGAGCCTGGCCGGCCGCACACTTTCCGACATCGCCACCGTGTTTGTCGAGACCTCACAGAACCAAGAAGTGGTGACCCCATGACTGACCAGTCCGCAGACTCCCGCCCGCAGCACGGCCGCCCGCAGAACAGCGGGCCGTTCCGCGCCGGCGACCGGGTGCAGCTCACCGGCCCCAAGGGCAAGCTGAACACCTTCATGCTCGAGCCGGGCAAGGTCTTCCACAGCCACCGCGGCCTCCTCGCCCACGACGACATCATCGGCCAGCCCGACGGCTCCGTCATCGCCAACAACGTCGGCATCGAGCACCTGGTGCTGCGCCCGCTGCTCAACGACTTCGTCATGGCGATGCCCCGCGGCGCCGCCATCATCTACCCCAAGGACGCCCAGGCGATCATCGGCCTGGCCGACATCTTCCCCGGCGCGACCGTCGTCGAGGCCGGCGTCGGCTCCGGGGCGCTCTCGCTCTGGCTGCTGCGCGCCATCGGCCCGGCCGGCACGCTCAAGTCCTTCGAGCGCCGCGAGGACTTCGCCGACGTCGCCCGCGGCAACGCGGCCACCTTCTTCGGCTACGACCCGGAGAACTGGTCGATCACCCTCGGCGACCTCTCGGATGCCCTGCCAGAGGTCACGGAGCCGGGCAGCGTCGACCGCGTCGTGCTCGACATGCTCGCCCCCTGGGAGTGCCTGCCGGCCGTCTCGACCGCGCTCAAGCCCGGCGGCGTGCTGCTCTGCTACGTCGCCACCGTCACCCAGCTCTCCCGCGTGGCCGAGGCGATCCGCGCCACCGGCGACTACACCAACCCGGACTCCAGCGAGACGATGGTGCGCGGCTGGCACGTCGAGGGGCTGGCCGTGCGCCCGGACCACCGCATGATCGGCCACACCGGATTCCTGCTCACCGCCCGCCGCCTCGCACCCGGAGCCGAGCTGCCAGAGCTCAAGCGCCGCCCGTCCAAGAGCGACTTCAGCGATGAGGACGTCGAGCTGTGGACGCCGGGCAGCCTCGGCGAGCGCAGCGTCAGCGCCAAGAGCCTGCGCAAGCGCGTCCGCGCCGCAACGGCCGGCGCCGAGCTCGCCAAGGCCCGCACCGACGACGACGCCGAGCCCGCCACAGACACTGAGCCCGCACCAGACACTGAGTAAACTGGCCGGGGCCACCAGGCCCACGGCATCCGAATACCTGACTTCCCCTGCATCGAAACGAGGACTCGTGCGCAAGCTTCCCGCACTGCTCATCACCGCCGGACTGCTCACCGTGGGCCTGACCGCCTGCGCCCCGAGCGCCGGCCCCGGCTGCGAGAGCCCCGTGCCGTCCGGCTCGTCCTCGTCGATCGTCGAGGTCACCGGCGACGCCGGCACCGCGCCGCGCGTCGAGTTCCCGACGCCGCTGAAGGCGGAGCACACCGAGCGCACCGTCGTGCGGGAGGGCGAGGGCCCCGGCACCGTCGAGGGCCAGCAGGTCGTGCTCGACTGGAGCGTCTACAACGGCACCAGCGGCGAGCTCATCGAGAAGTCGGCATACGACGGCTCCTCCGATCTGTCGTTCTCGCTGACGGAGGGCCAGCTCATGGCCGGCATGCAGCAGGGCCTGCTCTGCGCGACGGAGGGCTCGCAGATCACCTTGGTGATCCCGCCGGCCGATGCCTTCGGCGAGGCGGGCAGCCCGCAGCTCGGCGTCGCACCCGAGGACTCGCTCGTGTTCGTCATCGATGTCAACCGCGCCTTCCTGCCCAAGGCGAACGGCACCCCGCAGGCCGCCGTCGACGGCCTGCCGTCCGTCGTCCTGGACGCCGACGGCGTTCCCGGCGTGACCATCCCGTCCGCCGACGCGCCGACCGGCCTCGAGGTTGCCGTGCTGAAGCAGGGCGACGGCGCCACCGTGCAGGAGGGCGACCAGATCGTCGTCCACTACACCGGAGTGCTCTGGGACACGAAAACCGTCTTCGACTCCAGCTGGACCCGCGGCGCCCCGGCCCGCTTCGCCGCGGCCCCCGGCTCGGCGACCGTGCAGAACGGCGTCATCCCCGGCTTCGCCGAGGCGCTCGTCGGCCAGCAGGTCGGCTCGCAGATCATCGCCGTCATCCCGCCAGAGCTCGCCTACGGCGAGCAGGGCAACGGCAGTGTTCCGCCGAACGCGACGCTCGTCTTCGTCGTCGACATCCTCGGCATCGTCTAGTCGCATGGAAGCAGGGGGCGTGGTAGCGGTCTCGGTCGAGGAGCGGCTGTTCAGCCTGGTCCTCGCCCTCCTGGCGAGCGAGCAGGGTCTCGGCAAGTCCGAGATCCTCTCCACCGTTCAGGGCTACCGCCAGCGCTACGTGCTGGGCGGCGACAACGCCAGCCTCGACCGGCAGTTCGAGCGCGACAAGGACGACATCCGCGAGCTCGGCATCCCGCTGGAGACCATCGACGCCCCCGACCGGCCGGGCGACAGCCAGAGCGCCCGCTACCGCATCCCGCGGGCGCTCTACGAGCTGCCGGCCGACGTGACGTTCTCGCCAGCCGAGAACGCCCTGCTCGGCCTGGCCGCCGCGGTGTGGCGCGACGGGTCGCTCTCCGAGGACTCCCGGCGGGCCATCACCAAGCTGCGCTCGCTGGGCATCGAGACGGATGACGCCGTCATCGGCTACGCGCCGCGCCTGCGCGTGCGCGAGGCCGCCTTCGGCCCGCTCAAGCTCGCATTGGACCGCCGGCAGCGGGTGAGCTTCCTCTACCTGAAGCCCGGCCAGAAGAAGCCGCTGCTGCGCACCGTCGACCCCCACGCCCTCGTCGTGCACGAGAGCCGGTGGCACCTGAGCGGCTTCGACAAGCGGGCGCGCGCCCCGCGCACCTTCCTGCTCTCCCGCATCGTCGGGCCGGTGAAACCGCTGCCCGGCGAGACGTTCGACGCCCCGGCCGCCGGTGCCGCCGAGCGCTCCCTCGCCGACTTGCAGCGTGTCTGGCAGGGCAACGTCGCCGTGCTCGGCATCGTCGCCGGCAGCGACGCGGAGCTGCGCCTGCTGAAGCGCTCCGGCGTCAGCCCCACCGATTCCGGCAGCTACGAGCTGCACTTCACCGACCTCGA carries:
- a CDS encoding FKBP-type peptidyl-prolyl cis-trans isomerase — translated: MRKLPALLITAGLLTVGLTACAPSAGPGCESPVPSGSSSSIVEVTGDAGTAPRVEFPTPLKAEHTERTVVREGEGPGTVEGQQVVLDWSVYNGTSGELIEKSAYDGSSDLSFSLTEGQLMAGMQQGLLCATEGSQITLVIPPADAFGEAGSPQLGVAPEDSLVFVIDVNRAFLPKANGTPQAAVDGLPSVVLDADGVPGVTIPSADAPTGLEVAVLKQGDGATVQEGDQIVVHYTGVLWDTKTVFDSSWTRGAPARFAAAPGSATVQNGVIPGFAEALVGQQVGSQIIAVIPPELAYGEQGNGSVPPNATLVFVVDILGIV
- a CDS encoding tRNA (adenine-N1)-methyltransferase encodes the protein MTDQSADSRPQHGRPQNSGPFRAGDRVQLTGPKGKLNTFMLEPGKVFHSHRGLLAHDDIIGQPDGSVIANNVGIEHLVLRPLLNDFVMAMPRGAAIIYPKDAQAIIGLADIFPGATVVEAGVGSGALSLWLLRAIGPAGTLKSFERREDFADVARGNAATFFGYDPENWSITLGDLSDALPEVTEPGSVDRVVLDMLAPWECLPAVSTALKPGGVLLCYVATVTQLSRVAEAIRATGDYTNPDSSETMVRGWHVEGLAVRPDHRMIGHTGFLLTARRLAPGAELPELKRRPSKSDFSDEDVELWTPGSLGERSVSAKSLRKRVRAATAGAELAKARTDDDAEPATDTEPAPDTE
- a CDS encoding HAD family hydrolase — translated: MTTDSPAAVLWDMDGTIVDTEPYWMQAEEELVGSFGGSWTHEDGLQMVGNGLAVSAAILQDAGVALSTDEIIQRLTGRVQELLETDGVPWRPGARELLAELSERGVPTALVTMSMSSMAEQIVDLIGFPVFRLIVAGDHVENPKPHPEAYLLAASKLGVPIEHCVAFEDSVPGVAAAAASGAVTIAVPHIVELPEHPGYTLWPSLAGRTLSDIATVFVETSQNQEVVTP
- a CDS encoding helix-turn-helix transcriptional regulator, translated to MVAVSVEERLFSLVLALLASEQGLGKSEILSTVQGYRQRYVLGGDNASLDRQFERDKDDIRELGIPLETIDAPDRPGDSQSARYRIPRALYELPADVTFSPAENALLGLAAAVWRDGSLSEDSRRAITKLRSLGIETDDAVIGYAPRLRVREAAFGPLKLALDRRQRVSFLYLKPGQKKPLLRTVDPHALVVHESRWHLSGFDKRARAPRTFLLSRIVGPVKPLPGETFDAPAAGAAERSLADLQRVWQGNVAVLGIVAGSDAELRLLKRSGVSPTDSGSYELHFTDLDILADELAGFGPEVLVHAPAELRAAVRSRLLQVSATHQDGGNA